The Vidua chalybeata isolate OUT-0048 chromosome 6, bVidCha1 merged haplotype, whole genome shotgun sequence genome has a segment encoding these proteins:
- the AMN gene encoding protein amnionless isoform X3: MAAGCEMKRLLFLLGILQLLGCLSLRQVSPRADRHGGTARFTDTEHRSWFDPTLWQDVLPSGELRPSGPIFSVDEERVPCRYDDVIFQPETSFRVNTDSSQPVIHLRSISVMGQELNTPSSWAGYLGGPSAPLQFHGNGTLQVTGTGCPDKSGCACGNALDGPRICAALLRASGRQCPEPACQSPLQPLGHCCGVCGATINLDFTPDFDLQKYQDRLVQELLSQPKYAGVQMAISKVHKAQTFLGTMSRSAAPLIQIVLIDDRAGVQAGTAAEQLAADIMQNIAQHGESLGISNGKMEVATGSTASGQVGSHPVSRITAGTVMGLLFSLLFLGGILFLYRKGKLRSLQMLTLERRHPKISRSSTSTLCMMQARRRRDGVDSCWGQTPLPWGHHRLSSPHSPSQSFTSLLVGFKSEADPT, from the exons GTGGAACAGCGAGGTTCACCGACACTGAGCACCGCTCGTGGTTCGACCCCACGCTGTGGCAGGATGTTCTTCCCAGCGGGGAGCTCAGGCCAAGCGGGCCCATCTTCTCTGTGGATGAGGAGCGCGTCCCGTGCCGCTACGATGATGTTATCTTCCAGCCCGAAACCTCCTTCCGGGTAAACACCGACTCATCGCAGCCCGTGATTCACCTCCGCAGCATTTCTGTCATGGGCCAG GAGCTGAACACCCCATCATCCTGGGCTGGGTACCTGGGGGGCCCCTCTGCCCCGCTGCAGTTTCATGGCAATGGCACTCTCCAGGTGACAGGCACTGGCTGTCCTGATAAGTCTGGCTGTGCCTGCGGGAACGCCCTG GATGGCCCCCGCATctgtgcagccctgctcagggcatCAGGGAGgcagtgcccagagccagcGTGCCAGAGCCCTTTGCAGCCCCTTGGCCACTGCTGTGGGGTCTGTG GGGCCACCATTAACCTGGATTTTACTCCCGATTTTGACCTTCAGAAGTACCAGGACAGATTGGTCCAAGAGTTGCTGAGCCAG CCCAAATATGCTGGCGTGCAGATGGCCATATCCAAGGTGCACAAAGCACAGACCTTCCTGGGCACCATGTCCCGAAGCGCCGCTCCTCTCATCCAAATCGTGCTGATTGATGACAGAGCAGGAGTGCAGGCGGGCACCGCTGcggagcagctggcagcagacaTCATGCAGAACATAGCACAGCACG GTGAATCTCTCGGCATTTCAAATGGCAAAATGGAAGTGGccactggcagcactgccagcgGGCAAGTGGGGAGCCACCCAGTGAGCAGGATCACAGCGGGGACAGTCATGGGGCTACTCTTCAGTCTCCTGTTCCTTGGAGGGATCCTCTTTCTCTACAGAAAGGGAAAGCTGAG GAGCCTCCAGATGCTGACCTTGGAGAGGAGACACCCAAAGATCTCCAGGTCTTCTACCTCAACCCTCTGTATGATGCAAGCGAGACGGAGACGTGATGGTGTGGACTCATGCTGGGGGCAGACACCACTCCCTTGGGGACATCACCGCCTCTccagccctcacagcccctcACAGTCCTTCACATCACTCCTGGTGGGATTTAAGTCAGAAGCAGATCCCACCTGA